From the Coffea eugenioides isolate CCC68of chromosome 1, Ceug_1.0, whole genome shotgun sequence genome, the window GTTTATTGGCCAAGGAATAGCTACTCCAATTGCATCTCCAATCTTGAGAAAATTATGGTATGGCCTCATTAGCTCTTCATCATTCTCCACAAGCACATTCACATGGATTTCACACCAATGTGATCCCAAAGGTGTGTCACCAACTTCAGCAGTTGGATCCAAATTTCTAACCACTCCAACAGCACAAATTTTGTTTGAATCAACCATGCTTCTTATTGTAACTTTATCCCCAACCTTGAAAACAAATTTTATAAAGCGTATAACTACATATAAGAGAGTAGGTCTTGAACAGAAATTCAACACATAGCACCACAAGAACCAACCCAAATTTCAGATATTGATATCCTAGCAAAAATGACAGCCACAACAAGTACCACAACCAAAGTGCAATCCATTACAATCAATAATGATATCCAAAACAAGAATCTCAACAATTAAGTAACATATAGCAATTACGAACATATTCATGAAAATCATTTGTGAATGCAGCATCTAAAGAAAGTCATAATTGAACTGTTTATTACCTTTATCGACCAAAGAATAGCATTTGATGACTATGAAGTAGATCTTTGCTGAGATGGTGAACTTTGTCCTTGTGATCTTCCTTATTGAATTGATTCTAGTTGCTGAATTCTTCGCTCCATTTTTGACAATGCAGTACTTTGTTCCATAACCAAGCGAAAACATGTTGAACGACTTGGTATATCACCCCACAAATCAGATTGTGTAACTCCTAAATCATATGTACGAACTCTTCCACTCATTTCTTCACCCATTACTTTTGTAAACACGTCATTCCTACACATACTATCTTCTTCTCCTTCTGGAAGTTGATTTTTTAAGCTTTCCATCTCCTCttaaaattaacaattcaaAGTTACTATATGCTCGTTCTTATTGTAATAGAAAAAGCCTGTTTATGAATGGAGGGAATAAGCAGCAATAACATACCATTTTTTCCCCAACTTCATAACTAGATGGCACCCCATTAGAATTAGTGTAGCATATGGTGCACATATATGCTCTAGAGAGAGAATGCCCAACCTCTTTTTCCTATAAATAATAGTACATCCAAAGAATATATCAGAATAAAAAATTAGATGTTGTTACCAATTTATATGTTATACCTTATCTACTCGAACTTGAGTAAATAGCTTTTTCCTTGCACTAGGATTCATCTTTTTCTTCCCTCGGTGCTCCTTGTTTGTTGCAGATATTTTCTACATAGTTAAACATAacacaaaataatcaaatataggCAAATAGAAAAAAGGATCATGACTATGACAACATTTCATACCTTTGACTCTTCGAAATGCCATTTAGTCAAGATATTTCTCCATTACTGTGGAAGAACTCGTTTTGGTCTTTTAAGCACCTGACTTTCAATTGACTCATTTGGATTGAAATAAGCTCTTTTGAGAGCATGCTTCCAGCTTCTCCGTTTCTTTCCTAATGATTCCTTAACTCGTTCTTCTATGCCAATAGGAAGATCAAATTTTTCCTGTAATATTGAATACTTCATTAAAAGAGTACAAGCATTCAACTAATATAGTAGATTCGAGAAATAGATACCTTTACTACATTTATCATGTCATTCTTTAAAGACTTGGGAACCTTACGCCAACTATCAACGTCAAAAGGTGCATATTTTTCAATTCTTGCCAATGCTCccaaaaatttattgaatttgcTTCTATTTGTACTTATTGGCTCACCAAGTCTATTGAATTTCACTTTAATTCGCTTGTTAGTACCATGTCTACCCCAAATATGTCTCATATAAGTTGGTCCTCGAGTCTTCTTAGGCTCCTCGTCATCAGAACCACCACCTGCAAGTGTAATAGACAATTATGACATATCTTATGAAGTAGAAACTATTGTTATAGATATATTTAAATGAACTAAAAAGTAATTAGTAATGAATAACATACCAGTGCCTTCCTCATTTTTCAAATTGTATTCATTTTCAGGATCTTCATCACGCAATAGAAAACTCCTTTTTCCTCGATagcttttttcttctcttgttctCGCCATATTTGTAtaactaaaattttaaattgtaaatttatGGAAATAATCAAGAAAGTGTACAGCTAACAGCATATTACCATGaaaattc encodes:
- the LOC113769460 gene encoding uncharacterized protein LOC113769460 codes for the protein MARTREEKSYRGKRSFLLRDEDPENEYNLKNEEGTGGGSDDEEPKKTRGPTYMRHIWGRHGTNKRIKVKFNRLGEPISTNRSKFNKFLGALARIEKYAPFDVDSWRKVPKSLKNDMINVVKEKFDLPIGIEERVKESLGKKRRSWKHALKRAYFNPNESIESQKISATNKEHRGKKKMNPSARKKLFTQVRVDKEKEVGHSLSRAYMCTICYTNSNGVPSSYEVGEKMVGDKVTIRSMVDSNKICAVGVVRNLDPTAEVGDTPLGSHWCEIHVNVLVENDEELMRPYHNFLKIGDAIGVAIPWPINLVNIEEN